The genomic DNA GCATCCATGGGTCATATTGACTTTGCCAttgaaattatgaatttgaAACCTTCATTTGCTTTGAAGTTAAATCCACAAGGATTCAGCCCCATCCATCTCGCAAtgcaaaagaacaaaaaacGTATGGTGTATCACTTTGTGAGCATCAATAAAGACCTTGTTAGAGTTAGAGGAAGAGAAGGCATAACTCCTCTTCATTTTGCATGTCAAAATGGTGAGGTTCAAATGTTAGCTTACTTTCTCCGTTTGTGTCCGGAATCAATTGAATACTTGACTGTGAGGCGCGAGACTGCACTCCATATTTCTGTTAAAAATGAACAATATGAGGCCCTTCAAGTACTTGTTAGCTGGCTCAAAAAAAATACACAGAGAGGGGCTCAAAAgctggaaaataaaatattaaaccaAAGGGATAAGGCAAGCAACACAATTTTGCATATTTCAGCACTAAGTAGTGACCCGCAGGTAATCTTGTTCTTATTCCATTATTAAAACCACATgtcttcttttatatatttcttgTCGCCTCCCCTCCCTACCAACTTAATTTCTTTGTAGTACAGGCACTTCTATTGTTGGTAAGTACTGGTATAGATTTGAAGGCAAAGAATAGTGAGAACAAAACCGCATTAGACATAGCAAGCACGCCAGAGATCAAGAGTATATTATTAAGTGTTGGAACAAAACCTAGCTCAGAAGTCACTGATTATCCCACATGTGATCATAGAATAAGATCAAAGATCACAACTATAGGTGctgtgacaatttatataaatcGCATTAGAGGAGATATATCAGAGGAGCAACGTAACACTTGGTTGATAGTTGCGACTCTTGTTGCGACTGCCATCTATCAATCAGGATTGAGTCCCCCTGGTGGAATTTATCAGGTTAGTGCTGGTGACACTAACACGAACATCACTTCCTCCAATTTTACCATTTCTGCCCCAGGAAATGCTGGGAAATCAGTCTTGTCAGGTTAtgaattctttttgtttttatttattaatatgtaTTCCTTTTCTGTATCAATTTTAGCGATATTTATTATGTTACCATATGGAAAAATATGCTTTCTAGTGGGTTCTCCAATGGGTTGGTTTACCGctagttatttattttctatgtgGAGGATATCCCCTACACATGTCAATTCCGTGATTTTATTCGTCCTTTTTGGTTCAATTCTGTTACCCATGGTGATTGACGTCATTGTTGGAGTGTACAGACGGTCACGGCTTAAACACAGAATTGCTAAGATATTTAATATGATAGTCAAAGCATTGTTTCAATAGGAGAAACATCAACAAAGGTTATGGACATTGGTCATATAGATGATGACTGCTAAGATCTCTGTGACTCAAACCACTTATGACCGAATTCACAACCAATAATATCGATCTCAACGTTGATTTGTAATTTTACTTGTCATTGTTATCTTTGTTTCTGTTCAACCTTAGCAAATAGTGAATCAATGTGTTAAATATTAAATCATATCATGTATTTTATTGAATGCCTGTGTATTCTATTAACTATTGTATCACATATAATAGCATTATCATGTATAATTATAAGTGTATATGGTGTTGAAATCTGTTGTTTATTGCATTGTTGAGATTGTGCGTTTAAATTATCGTATTATCATACTCTGCTCATTTTATTGTTATGAGTATGATAACTTACATTAGTTTGTTTATTGGTATGTTTATTTGCACATCGTTTGTACATGTAGATGATgagttgagttgtatgtgaaGATGGAACCAAAGCAAAAGCTTAATAGTTTgagaaatgaattttttttggttgatattattaaaaaatttatctagACTAATCgttattttaaatatgtataGCTGGTTAATTCTATTTATAATTGAGAAGAATGCTAGTAACACTCATTTTAACTCACACTTTTCAACACAttctttgatttgttaaaattcacatggatcCCACCATATTATGAGTCCCATGTAAATTTGGTGGAtcccatgtgaattttaacaccaatcaaaaaaatatgttgaaaagtGTGTGTTAAAATGTACTCCCCGATTCAAAATATAACCAAAATTTATGAGTCCTAtataaatttgcttatattttgaaatggaggaaaTATGTTATTAACATTTTGGtttaggctaaattgcatttttagtcctctaactatttaggtagtatcactttggtcccttaattaaaatttgatttattttggttccttaacttctctccgttacacattttggtcctttccgttagttttaattaaaaaaccttaggttttcttcattttcttctgaagTTTTTatgggattcttgttgttgaagattgatggagatgatatgaagatgaaaaagaggagaatatgatgaagaaaacctaacgtttttatATATGggtaaaaatgcaatttttttgttaatttagtGTAAGGTTTTTATATATGGGTTTAAagatatttcaatttcaaattaaatgtTAAAGTCTTCAATGGTAAAAATTAGAGTAAacattgaaatttttatgaaaaacttaTGTTatttgactatatatatatatatatatatatatatatatattttaaataatttcttttgaatttGATGATCCAACCAAAATCAACACTCTTATTACAAGGCCAATCCAACCATGCTCTAGAGAGTTGAGCCTCCAATTTTTTGgaacctcaaaaacaaaaagaaacataagGAGGAAAATTGTTCTTTAGGCGCATGTTTCCTCCAAAGACAcctcaaactaaccaaaataTTTCCAATGATATTTATTTACTGTTCACTTTTGAAAGGTAATTAATTGTCACTTGTTCACTAACATTTATtaagggagcttctacggtgcagtcaagaaattgacttttttgaaaaagttattttgtttagtcAATTGTATAAGTGTTGAGGGGACTTCTACATGTCAACCAGTGTTCTGCTGGTGGACCACTCTAAGATTAAACTTTACCTTATTACAAATCAGTCATCATACTAAATATTAAGAGGAATTTTAATCTTAGTGCACAAATGAAAATCTATGTGTTGAAGGCAAAAAGCAATATGGAGGAGGATGTGatgatttttttagaattttcatTATTCTTTGTTTTTCGAGGAAATTGAAGAACATTAGTTTATAAAGATTTAATTTGTAcgatttctcaaaaaatagggGTTTTGTTAATTGAAGGATTTGAACCTTTGTGAAAATAGGTTTaactttactaaaaaaattattcttatgacttcaccataaaattttTCTTTACCATTCAATACTCACATCTCATTTTCTCATTTTATAAGCTTAtcctttgctttttttttttttttttttttaagtgtggcAGGCATAACTCaaagttaaaagaaattaaGTTAATAGAAATTAATCATGTTAGATTTCACATATTGATATTGTAGATCAGTTGAGGATCATGCTCTAGTAAAAGAGaatacaagaggaactatgaaaATTCATTAATTTTGACCTTGAGGTAACGTTTAGGATGGTCTCATGAATGTATATGACCAGCATGGTCTCATGTACAGATAACCATTGATTAGCATCTATTACACACACTTTAAAATTAGAACATGTCTGAGAAGCATTTGTTTGTTTAATCTAGATTCAAAATACCTTTTTGGCAAAAACATGTAGgatcgtgttttttttttcctggtgAAATTGGAAACGTGAATTATaagtttaaacaaaaataattaattaaatccgTATAAGTGGAaacattgatttttaaaattattttcttcattatagaataattataatctttgagatcattatatttttttctaatacataaaaatgaaaataatatttaaatatattgttaGTCCTAtcaattatctttttatttgggcaaatgtattatgcataatctatttccttatgcaccctgcataaacacttcacaaccagCAAATTTGATCGCACATCTCTTCTCCAAAGAATCAGACAACAACATCGTGTTTTCACCACTCACCGAGCCACCATGTGACATCAGATCGGTCATGAGAAAGAGGTGGTCGTCGGCATGAACGAATCTCCGGCGGCGTAAGGGATAAGATGAGGTCGGTAGCGGCTTAAAATCTCCAGATCTAAACGGGAATAAGGCACGACGACAGTGGTGATGGTGGGTGACGGAGGAGGTCGACGACGTTTGGAAGATGAGGTCGTCGGTGAGTTCTAGATCTGAACGGATGTGAAGGGAAAATGACGATGGTGGTCATTGATGAGGACGAAGGGACTATGGCCGGGGAGGTACATCTAATGGTATTGGAGTacactcacagaaaccatttccacatcaaaatggttttggagtacaacacacagaaaccatttccacgcaaaatggttttggagtccAACTCACAGAAATCATTTCCACTGCAAAATGTTTAATGGGCTgagatttatgcagggtgcataagaaTTCCTTATGCATGATAACCACACCCTTTTTATTTAgctttttatgacatttttgttaAGTTTAGTtgcaaaaaaatgttatttatatttgatactttattttgtaaaaaaaaaaaaaaaacaagggttaattaagtaaatgattcctataaatattcagaattttgtttttagcccctacaaaataaaattgcactTTTTTGTTcctgtaaaattttccatcgacatttttagtctctataaaaagTTTCCATCAACAGTTTTAGTCATTGTCAAAAATTTCTATCAACATTTTTTGTctctaaaatgcttaaggaaaatgttacggAGACtgaaaagtgtgattttattttataggaactaaaaacaacaCTGTGAATacttatagggattaaaaatttaattaatccaAAAAACAATACCGATAGAAATAGAAGGTAAAGAATTTCAGGAATAATATGAgctacagttttttttttttgttttttttacaggaaTGTGAGCTAAATTCAtgaatttgtttttcaaattttacccGGATGATATAAAAAGAAGATGTGTCGGTTATTGCTTTGGTCAATAAACTTCGCCAATAAATTTACTTTGGTATTGTTAATTGTAAATACAACAACTTTAACCTTACAAGAAGACAAAACTTTCACTTATGTGGCCAAATATTTAAGGTGACGAATACATAATTCAAGAGATAGATGCTATATACACATTGTTATTGTCATATTTACACTCTTTGCTCATGCATATGCATATATGTTTTACTTCATCTGGTcctagaaaaattaaaatatatcaaaatcaatacaCTTATTGATtagtactccatccgtcccgTAATAGATGCCCAATTTAAAAATGTGCAATTTTAatctaacttactttgaccatatttttctactaatatacaaagataaataatatcatataagatgtcgttagatttgtctcgatgagtattttcaaaatatcaaattttcataagttttttctaatatattatttaagatatttaatctgaaaattatgcattgacatgCTTAATAAGGTCAACTATGTCATATATTATGAGACAGATGGAGTATaactttttgaataattttacaaatataccctcataaaaatttgtgaaacattaaatacacaaactagtattaaaaagacaaaactaaaaatttaagGTATTTTTCAATATAcatataagagagaaaaaaatgagagaCTTTAGATAGAAAGAGAGAGGCGGCCACTCTAGGGCTCACCTAGCTTGTCTTTGGTACATCATAATGATTTACGACAACATTACCATCAGTTTTGCTATATGGCTGGATTTTCCCGGAGTACACATGCTTATTTTACAGGTATATGGTATGCTCTTGTTTGGGTGATTTGGAACGGAACAAACGTATATTCCAAAACGAGGCATCTCATTCTCTTGTACTCATGGGTAAAGATCAAATGCAACCCTTTTTTGGATGAAAACAAGGAACATATCTTTTAAttactatttttatgacttGTGGAATCATCCGCTCCTTTGTGTGGGAGTGCACgagtaatttattatttttgttatttgaggGTGTCTttcttatttaaatatttagcAGTGTATCGCTTTTTGTACGTCTTGTGCAGGGTGATACATATGCAgttttaatatatctcattttagtttgtgcaaaaaaaataattaaaaagacaaatattaAATATCACAACTTTTAAGCAATAACTACACTTTAAAAGTtgtgatattttcttatatataggatCAGATGGAGcatttatatatgatatatattttttagggagtttctacggtgcagtcaggaaactgatttttttgaaaaagttaattttgattttaatatttgattcattttaaattgttaattactgattaatgatcaataatatattcatttagtaatgcttgcaacatcttggacttacaggtactattttatcgttgaaatttttaacatgCAAATAGAGtttatgatattatgtgatagtcttaagtgttacactttgtagGGTGTTACGCTTAAAACAATGTAtggtaaaattaaattaagtgtagtcttgttaaCCTGATGAAGTGATGATACTATGAAggctgaacttttgatgtcattcaacaaacagtggggtgttactcattacattttttatgttatagtgttaacttcaccaaaaaaatcactcttatgacttcaccataaaattttcctattttttaatgacaaatattaatATCTGTGAAATTAATAAACTAGAACCTCAAACTTCTTATATCTTAGTTCAAACCAATTGAGTTATCCAACACATATGTTATAATACACACACTAAATGACATTATTATCCCAACATTAAATAGAAgataaatcttttaaaaaaaattattagggGTCAATTTTATGCCATTACTAAAAGACtctagtcacaccccaaaaaaaacattacacccaaatttatttaaaattttacaataataccaaaattgccctcttcatgtaaatttttaaaaacctattttttatgatcattctgaacccttaccccctttcatccacaaatcaccatagatgtgcaaccaatatctgaatcaacatctttgttattgatctgtactatattcataaaggctagtgaatttcatgaatttcattttcgatgagtttctatttgtttattgtttgttttggtatgagatatgcctgtcaatttgattttaagtgagaggttagtgtaaattaagtttacgtgtatgtatataaaaggggttagtgtagtttacgtatgtaggttaatgtaaattcaagtttacgtatgttcaatttaggttagtgtaaattcagtttacttacattcaatctaggttaatgtaaattgagtttacttattgttgtgaatccggttgaaactcacaccaatgaaaacaaagatgtgtggagcaagagatagTGGTAATCAATGAACAAAATGGtttccaagcaacaacaacaaaaaacagccCTAGACTAGTGTAGAGCAAAACCACACATAGAGATAacaaagcataaacaagataagcaagaaaggaagaacaaaaaaaacaccaagaagattgttgacccagttcagccaatatggcctaatctgggggagagagcagctctccaatctaatatgatgaaagtgttacaaagggttacaagaaacaATAGCCTtcaagcttacacaagaacaaaCCCTAGATTCTACCCTTTGGTGTTTCCCCACTCTCACAATATGAACCCTAAAAGAGAAGACACTAGAGGAAGCTTTAGATCCTTCCAACTAATGAACtcctcactacccaaggtgattacaatgtttttcccaacccaagagacactctcaacaaagacactcaaccctttGGTTCCCTCCTTTGTTATCCAAGTTCTCTCTTTAAGCTCTTCcaagctctccttcaaaaaaacacaagaacacaatatatactagtcttcctctgaagcaatcgtgccacgatttccagatcgtgtcacgatttgcgtcTGACCCAAGGtttgaccagtccttatcaaggatacttaacgagcaagtttctgaatcgtgtcacgatttcccaagatcgtgccacgatttggcgTCCTGCAAACTAGCTCACGGCACcttgaaatcgtgtcacgatgccaaaatcgtgtcacgatttctctgttcttccagaccacaaatttgaagccaatatcaacacttatgttcaatttaggttaatgtaaatttagcttacgtatgtatataagaggttagtgtaaattcagtttacttacgttcaatataggttaatgtaaattaagtttacttacgttcaatctaggttaatgtaaattcagtttacttacgttcaatctagattaatgtaaattaagtttgtaaattcagtttacttacgttcaatttaggttaatgtaaattaagtttacttatgttcaatttaagttaatgtaaattaagtttacttatgttcaatttacattaatgtaaatttagttaatttaaaatttttattttagttaaaa from Medicago truncatula cultivar Jemalong A17 chromosome 8, MtrunA17r5.0-ANR, whole genome shotgun sequence includes the following:
- the LOC11430884 gene encoding ankyrin repeat-containing protein BDA1 → MNTTNNGERLNAAAEAGDIDLLYTVIQDDPYILEHIDSIPFVETPLHIAASMGHIDFAIEIMNLKPSFALKLNPQGFSPIHLAMQKNKKRMVYHFVSINKDLVRVRGREGITPLHFACQNGEVQMLAYFLRLCPESIEYLTVRRETALHISVKNEQYEALQVLVSWLKKNTQRGAQKLENKILNQRDKASNTILHISALSSDPQALLLLVSTGIDLKAKNSENKTALDIASTPEIKSILLSVGTKPSSEVTDYPTCDHRIRSKITTIGAVTIYINRIRGDISEEQRNTWLIVATLVATAIYQSGLSPPGGIYQVSAGDTNTNITSSNFTISAPGNAGKSVLSGYEFFLFLFINMYSFSVSILAIFIMLPYGKICFLVGSPMGWFTASYLFSMWRISPTHVNSVILFVLFGSILLPMVIDVIVGVYRRSRLKHRIAKIFNMIVKALFQ